One part of the Osmerus mordax isolate fOsmMor3 chromosome 28 unlocalized genomic scaffold, fOsmMor3.pri SUPER_28_unloc_6, whole genome shotgun sequence genome encodes these proteins:
- the LOC136938997 gene encoding glial cell line-derived neurotrophic factor-like: MADLHPDQFEDVVDFIRVTISRIRRTSGPGALRERKEGGGGGGGRGGGGGEAGGRRGGRGGGCVLKQIHMNVSDLGLGFQTSEEMIFRYCSGPCRNSETNYDKILSNLSHSRKLPQNTAPHACCRPIAFDDDLSFLDDNLIYHTMKRHSARKCGCV; the protein is encoded by the exons ATGGCCGACCTTCATCCTGACCAGTTTGAGGATGTGGTGGACTTCATCAGAGTGACCATCAGCAGGATCCGGAGGACCTCTGGCCCCGGAGcgctgagggagaggaaggagggagggggaggaggaggaggaagagggggaggaggaggagag gcgggggggaggagaggagggagaggagggggctgtgTTCTAAAGCAGATCCACATGAACGTGTCTGACCTGGGTCTGGGGTTCCAGACCAGCGAGGAGATGATCTTCAGGTACTGCAGCGGCCCCTGCCGCAACTCAGAAACAAACTACGACAAGATCCTCAGCAACCTATCACACAGCAGGAAGCTGCCGCAAAACACGGCCCCTCACGCCTGCTGCCGGCCAATCGCGTTCGACGATGATCTCTCCTTCCTGGACGACAACTTGATCTACCACACCATGAAGAGACACTCAGCCAGGAAGTGTGGATGCGTGTGA
- the ndc80 gene encoding LOW QUALITY PROTEIN: kinetochore protein NDC80 homolog (The sequence of the model RefSeq protein was modified relative to this genomic sequence to represent the inferred CDS: deleted 2 bases in 2 codons) gives MERSRKSYVPSSRLSELPQRVADSNRMSMAYATPQSKSFGKLNIPKPPSVSSDRRTSFFGSRTSGAGMARNSIFGGAEKIKDVRPLHDKTFVQQCIRQLCEFLQEKGFPGAVTTKSLQSPSTKEFLKVFEFIYCLLDPTFHMPSSKVEEEVPRILKDLGYQFALSKSSMYSVGAPHTWPQVLGALVWLIDNVKIYCAMEEQQDLLFSDFSEGSMEIEDGVEYNKLFLDYCSETYSMFMQGADTFDSEDEEFLSKMKKLYNVDETVLASMEARYRMVTEEVDRLERDSQADRLMGKRTEKLKLQTDLQKLQSYHSNLETFKGSLEGKAAMLAEELQAAGLQTESLKQQQARLQLVLQQQKFTPADIERINREKRELQQSLSSLSTTLDQAQQQMWSEEINLAKAKEAAEMKLAEYHKLARQLKLIPASAENACGHDFTISPCTEQGPSSLVHYKTHIQVALRKLIINVEEESSRLTNKKLTLEGAVDQVNSCISDKGNDLKQLREQIRRLDEKLENDSQELARDEQKWAAEMESVDNHKKLLEKNITQGYEESVEQLKAARQQYHLVRQETDEQRRTVAKNLASVFSTATDHLGIVEKYLEDQRKRVERVCSETLQEEEEELQNLHHIMDGFLDKAANMPS, from the exons ATGGAGAG GTCCAGGAAGAGCTACGTGCCCAGCAGCCGGCTGTCCGAACTACCTCAGCGGGTGGCGGACAGCAACCGGATGAGCATGGCGTATGCAACCCCGCAGAG CAAGTCCTTCGGGAAGCTGAACATCCCCAAGCCTCCGTCCGTGTCCTCGGATAGAAGAACTAGCTTCTTCGGTTCCAG GACCAGTGGTGCTGGCATGGCCCGTAACAGCATCTTCGGAGGAGCGGAGAAGATCAAAGATGTGAGGCCTCTTCATGACAAGACCTTCGTACAGCAGTGCATCAGACAGCTGTGTGAG TTCCTGCAGGAGAAGGGCTTCCCAGGCGCCGTGACAACCAAGTCCCTCCAGTCTCCGTCCACCAAGGAGTTCCTGAAGGTGTTTGAGTTCATCTACTGCCTGCTGGACCCCACCTTTCACATGCCCTCCtccaaggtggaggaggaagtgccCAGGATCCTCAAAGACCTGGG GTACCAGTTCGCCCTGTCCAAGAGCTCCATGTACTCAGTGGGAGCCCCCCACACCTGGCCCCAGGTGCTGGGAGCCCTGGTCTGGCTCATAGACAacgtcaag ATCTACTGTGCtatggaggagcagcaggattTGCTGTTCAGCGACTTCTCTGAGGGCAGCATGGAGATTGAAGACGGGGTGGAGTACAACAAG ctcttcctGGACTACTGCAGTGAGACGTACTCCATGTTCATGCAGGGAGCGGACACGTTTGATTCTGAGGATGAGGAGTTCCTCTCCAAGATGA agAAGCTGTACAACGTCGATGAGACTGTGCTGGCCAGCATGGAGGCCAGGTACAGGATGGTGACTGAAGAGGTGGACAGACTGGAGAGGGACAGCCAGGCA gaccGTCTGATGGGGAAGAGGACTGAGAAACTCAAGCTGCAGACCGACCTGCAGAAGCTGCAGAGTTACCATAGCAACCTGGAGACCTTCAAGGGCAGCCTGGAGGGC AAGGCGGCCATGCTGGCAGAGGAGCTACAGGCAGCAG gcctgcAGACAGAGTCTCTGAAGCAGCAGCAGGCCAGGCTGCAGTTGGTCCTCCAGCAGCAGAAGTTCACC CCGGCCGACATCGAGCGCATCAatcgagagaagagagagctgcAGCAGAGCCTGTCGTCCCTGAGCACCACCCTGGACCAGGCCCAGCAGCAGATGTGGAGCGAGGAGATCAACCTGGCCAAGGCCAAGGAAGCG gcgGAGATGAAGCTAGCAGAGTACCACAAACTGGCCCGGCAGCTCAAGCTGATCCCTGCGTCGGCAGAGAACGCCTGTGGTCACGACTTCACCATCAGCCCCTGCACCGAGCAgggcccctcctccctggtgcACTACAAGACCCACATCCAGGTGG CCCTGAGGAAGCTGATAATCAACGTGGAGGAGGAGTCAAGTCGTTTGACCAATAAGAAGCTCACCCTGGAGGGGGCTGTGGATCAG GTGAACTCTTGCATCTCAGACAAGGGCAACGACCTGAAGCAACTGAGGGAGCAGATCCGCAGACTGGACGAGAAGCTAGAGAACGACtcacag gagctggcCAGGGATGAACAGAAGTGGGCAGCAGAGATGGAGTCTGTTGACAACCACAAGAAGCTGCTGGAAAAGAACATCACCCAGGGTTATGAGGAGTCTGTGGAGCAGCTCAAGGCAGCGAGGCAGCA GTATCACCTAGTTCGTCAGGAGACCGATGAGCAGCGAAGGACCGTGGCCAAGAACCTGGCCAGCGTGTTCAGCACCGCCACAGACCACCTGGGCATCGTGGAG aagtACCTGGAGGACCAGCGTAAGCGTGTGGAACGTGTGTGTAGCGAgaccctgcaggaggaggaggaggagctgcagaaCCTCCACCACATCATGGATGGCTTCCTGGACAAGGCCGCTAACATGCCAAGCTAA